The Sphingomonas carotinifaciens genomic sequence CAGACACATGCGGCAATTGCCCGCGATGGACAGCCGCTCATGATAGCAGAAGCGCGGGATTTCCTTGCCCGCGATCTCGCACGCCTGCAGGACGGTGGCGCCCTGCGGCACCTCGACCTCGACGCCGTCGACTTTGACCTTTGGCATTATTCGGCAGCTTCCATCATCGGCGCAAGGTCGCCCCCACGCTCACGGATACGGCGCTCCAGTTCGGGGCGGAAATGGCGGATCAGGCCCTGGATCGGCCACGCCGCGGCATCGCCCAGCGCGCAGATCGTATGGCCTTCCACCTGCTTGGTCACCTGGTGCAGCGTGTCGATCTCGGACACATCGGCATCGCCGGTGCGCAAACGCTCCATCACCCGCCACATCCAGCCGGTGCCCTCGCGGCACGGCGTGCACTGGCCGCAGCTTTCATGCTTGTAGAAATAGGACAGGCGGCTGATCGCGCGCACGATGTCGGTGGACTTGTCCATGACGATCACCGCCGCGGTACCCAGACCCGATCCGACCGCCTTCAGCCCGTCGAAATCCATCGGCCCATCGATGATCTCGCGCGCCGGCACCAGCGGCACCGACGATCCGCCGGGGATCACCGCCAGCAGATTGTCCCAGCCGCCGCGAATGCCGCCGCAATGCTTTTCGATCAGCTCGCGGAACGAGATCGACATGGCTTCCTCGACCACGCAGGGGCGATCGACATGGCCAGAGATCTGGAAGAGCTTGGTGCCCTTGTTGTTCTCGCGCCCGAAGGAGGAGAACCACTCGGCCCCGCGCCGCAGGATCGTCGGCGCGACCGCGATCGACTCGACGTTGTTGACCGTCGTCGGACAGCCATACAGCCCCGCACCCGCCGGGAAAGGCGGCTTCAGGCGCGGCTGGCCCTTCTTGCCCTCCAGCGACTCCAGCATCGCGGTTTCTTCGCCGCAGATATAGGCGCCGGCGCCGCGGTGCACGAACACGTCGAAGTCATAGCCCGAGCCGCAGGCGTTCTTGCCGACAAAGCCACGGTCATACGCCTCGGCGACGGCGGCGAACAGCGTCTCCGCCTCGCGGATATATTCGCCGCGGATGTAGATATAGGCCGCGCGCGCACGCATCGCATAGCCCGCGATCAGCGCACCCTCGATCAGCTTGTGCGGATCGTGGCGGATGATCTCGCGGTCCTTGCAGCTGCCCGGCTCGGACTCGTCGGCATTGATGACCAGGAAGCTGGGGCGGTCCGGCTTCGGTTCCTTGGGCATGAAGCTCCACTTCATGCCGGTCGGGAAGCCTGCCCCGCCGCGACCGCGCAGGCCCGACGCCTTGATCACGTCGATGATCGCGTCCTGCCCGCGGGCCATCAGATCCTTGGTATTGTCCCAGTCGCCGCGCATGATCGCCGCGTCGACGTTCCACGGCTGATAGCCGTAGAGATTGGTGAAGATGCGGTCCTTGTCGGCAAGCATCACGCCCACTCCCCGCGATAATCATGGTTCTCGCCGACCATCGCGGTCAGCGTCGTCGGGCCGCCGACCGGCTCCACCGTGTGGCGGCCGGGCTCCTGCGTACCCGTCTTCGGGCTTTCGCCACGCGCCAGCGCTTCCAGCAGCGCGGTCGTGCGGTCGTAGTCCAGATCCTCGTAATTGTCGTCGTTGATCTGGACCATCGGGGCCGACGCGCAATTGCCCAGGCACTCCACCTCGGTCAGCGTGAACATGCCGTCGGGCGTGGTGCGGCCCTTGATCAGCCCCTTGTTCTTGCATGCCGCCAGCACGTCGTCCGACCCGCGCAGCATGCACGGCGTCGTGCCGCACACCTGCACATGATAGCGGCCCACCGGCGCGAGGTTGAACATGGTGTAAAAGGTCGCGACCTCGTACACGCGCATATACGGCACGCCGATCGAACGCGCGACGAACTCGATCACCGGAACCGGCAACCAGCCCTGCGTGTTCGTCTCGGCACCCACCTGGCGCTGCGCCAGATCGAGAAACGGAATCGACGCCGACTGTTCGCGCCCCTTGGGGTAGCGCGACAGGATCTCGTTAGCCTTGCGCTGGTTCTCGTCCGACCAGGCGAAATTGCCCCAGCGTGCGCGGGTCTCGGCCTCGTCGGGGATCTGCGGTGCTTCAGCCATCAGCGGTCACATTCACCAAAAACGATATCCATCGCGCCCAGGATCGCGGTCGTATCCGCCAGCATGTGGCCCTTGGACATGAAGTCCATCGCCTGCAGGTGGCTGAACGCAGTCGGCCGGATCTTGCAGCGGTACGGCTTGTTGGTTCCGTCCGACACCAGATACACGCCGAACTCCCCCTTGGGGCTTTCCGTCGCGACGTACACTTCGCCCGCCGGGACGTGATAGCCCTCGGTATAGAGCTTGAAGTGGTGGATCAGCGCTTCCATCGAGCGCTTCATCTCGCCGCGCTTGGGCGGCACCACCTTGCGATCGGTCGCCGCGATCGGCCCTTCGGGCATGTCGTTCAGGCACTGCTTCATGATCCGCGCCGACTGGCGGACCTCTTCCACGCGCACCATGAACCGGTCGTAGCAATCGCCGCGCGTGCCCACCGGCACGTCGAACTCGACGCGGTCATAGGCATCATAGGGCTGCGACTTGCGCAGGTCCCACGGAATGCCCGCCGCACGGATCATCGGGCCAGAGAAGCCCCAGGCGATCGCGTCCTCGCGGCTGACCGTCGCGATGTCGACGTTGCGCTGCTTGAAGATGCGGTTGTCCGCGACCAGGCTGATCGCATCCTCGAACAGGCGCGGCAGGCGCGTATCGAGCCATTCGGCCAGATCGGCGAGCAGCTTGACCGGCAGGTCCTGATGCACGCCGCCGACGCGGAAATAATTGGCGTGCATGCGCGCGCCCGAAATCCGCTCGTAAAAGCCCATGCAGTCTTCGCGGATCTCGAACAGCCACAGGTTCGGCGTCATCGCGCCGACGTCCATGATATGGCTGCCCAGATTGAGCATATGGTTCTTGATGCGCGTCAGCTCGGCGCACAGCACGCGGATATATTGCGCGCGCAGCGGCACTTCGAGGTCGAGCAGCTTCTCGATCGCCAACACGAAGCTATGCTCCATGCACATAGGCGAGCAGTAATCGAGCCGGTCGAAATACGGGATCGCCTGAGCATAGGTCTTGTATTCGATCAGCTTCTCGGTGCCGCGGTGCAGCAGGCCGACATGCGGATCGATCCGCTCGACGATCTCACCGTCCAGCTCCATCACCAGCCGCAACACGCCGTGCGCGGCCGGATGCTGCGGGCCGAAGTTGATCGTGTAGTTCTGGATCGACACGTCGCCGACCGTGGGGTCGACGCCGTCCGTCTTGTGCATCAGTTCGTCGACATAGTCGCTCACTGGTTCTGTCCTCCGCCCTTGGCCGTCGGGACGTCCGACTCCTCGGGCTTATGCTCGGGCTTGTTGCCCGGATGCGGCTGCCCGGCACCCGTCTGCGCCGGACTTTCCGTCGTCTTGGTATCGCGGGCCTTGGGATCGGCATTGGGGGCCGGCGGGGCATCCGCCTTCTTCACCGCCTCGGCATTTGCCGGGGTCTGTGCGCCCTTGGCCTGGGGCTGCGTACCCTTCTCGTCGCCCGGCAGCACATATTCCGCGCCTTCCCATGGGCTCATGAAGTCGAAGGTGCGGAAATCCTGCGCCAGACTGACCGGCTCGTACACCACCCGCTTCTCCTCCTCGGAGTACCGGACCTCGGTATAGCCCGTCAGCGGGAAGTCCTTGCGCAGCGGATGGCCGCGGAAGCCATAGTCGGTCAGGATGCGGCGCAGGTCGGCATTGCCCTCGAACAGCACGCCGTACAGGTCATACACCTCGCGCTCCAGCCAGCCGGCAACCGGCCACAGCCCCGTCACCGACGGCACCGGCTTGGCGTCGTCGGTCGAGACATGGACGTGCAGGCGGTGGTTGCGGGTCAGCGACAACAGGCAATAGACCACCTCGAAACGCTCCGCGCGTTCGGGATAGTCGACGCCCGCGATTTCCATCAGCTGCTGATATTCCAGACCGCGCGTATCGCGCAGCGCCGCCAGCGCGTTGACCACGTTCACGCGGTCGACGACCAGCGCCACCTCGCCCGCATGGTCGCGCGCGTCCAGCAGCCACGGCCCGAGCGCGGCACGGGCCGCGTCGATCACGCCGTCATTGCTGGCGAAACGGGGTGCAGGCGCCCTCACCGTTCGATGCTCCCCGAACGGCGGATCTTCCGCTGCAACTGCATGATGCCATAGAGCAGCGCCTCTGCGGTCGGCGGGCACCCGGGGACGTAGATGTCCACCGGCACCACGCGGTCGCAGCCACGGACCACCGAATAGCTGTAATGGTAATAACCGCCGCCATTGGCGCAGCTACCCATCGAGATGACGTATTTCGGCTCCGACATCTGATCGTAGACGCGGCGGAGCGCCGGGGCCATCTTGTTGCACAGCGTGCCCGCGACGATCATCACGTCCGACTGACGCGGCGACGCGCGCGGCGCGGCACCGAACCGCTCCAGGTCGTAGCGCGGCATGTTGACGTGGATCATCTCGACCGCGCAGCAGGCGAGGCCGAACGTCATCCACCACAGCGAGCCCGTACGCGCCCACTGAAACAACTCCTCGGTCGAGGTGACCAGGAAACCCTTGTCGGTCAACTCACCGTTGAGGCTGTCGAAAAAGCCCTGATCGGGCGGGACGACGCCCTGCCCGCTGGCCGGAACCTTGAGTTCGACCGGACCGGAGTGAGGAATTACTCCCAATCCAACGCTCCCTTCTTCCATGCATATACAAGCCCGAGGCCGAGCTCGCCGATGAAGATCATCATCGAGATCCACGCGGTCCAGCCGAGGCTGAAAACGCTTACTGCCCAAGGATATAGGAACGCCGCCTCCAAATCGAAGATGATGAACAGGATGGCAACGAGATAAAAACGAACGTCGAACTGGGAGCGCGGGTCCTCGAATGCGGGGAAGCCGCATTCATACTCGGCGAGCTTCTGCTCATTCGGTTTGTGCGCGCCCGTCAGCCGGCCGACGACCATCGGCAGGAACACGAACGCACTCGACAGGACCAGGGCAACGCCCAGGAACAACAGGATCGGCAGATATTGCGACAGATCGACCAAGGCTTCTCTCGCGGGTGCGGAATGGATGAAGGCGCTTTAAGCCGATGCCACCCGAGGGGCAAGCGGCGGAGCCTGTGAGAATGAATCGCAACTTAACGGGTGGCTTAGCACCCTATTCCCTCTCCCCCTCGGGGAGCATCAGGTAAACAGCGCCCCACGCTGTTTAGTCGATGCCGGGAGCATGGACGACCTGATGCTGGAGGGGCCCATCGCGAAGCGATGGGAAGGTGAGGGGCCGCCAAGCAGCGCAGCACTGCTGGTCTACCCCCACCCCCCCCCAACGGGAAGAGGAAGGCCGCTCAGCGCAAAGCGTTCGCGACCAGCTTGTGCAGCCGCGAGTGCAGCGCCTCGTTGCCCGCCAGATACTCGCCGCGTTCGATCGAGCGATCGGTGCCGCGAAAGTCGGTGACGAAGCCGCCGGCTTCCTTGACCAGCAGCATGCCCGCCGCCCCGTCCCACGGCTTCAGCCCGGATTCCCAGAACCCGTCATACCGGCCCGCCGCCACCCAGGCGAGGTCGAGCGCGGCCGAACCGAACCGGCGAATGCCCGCCACTTCCGGTGCCACCGCACCGAAAATGCGGCTCCATTCGACGAAGTCGCCATGCCCCAGGAACGGAATGCCGGTCGCGATCAGCGCTTCGGACATGTCGCGGCGCGACGACACACGCAGGCGTCCGCCCTGCAACCACGCACCACGGCCCTTTTCCGCCCAGAAGCTTTCGTCGGTCAGCGGCTGGTAGATCAGGCCCGTCGTCACCTCGCGCTTGCCATTCGCCAGCGGCTCCTCGACCGCGATCGAAATGCAGAAATGCGGGATGCCGTGCAGGAAGTTGGAGGTGCCATCCAGCGGATCGACGATGAAGCGCGGCTTGGTCGGGTCGCCCGCGATCTCGCCGCCCTCTTCCATCAGGAAACCCCAGTCGGGCCGCGACTTGCGCAATTCCTCGAAGATGGTTTCCTCGGCACGCTTGTCAGCCATCGACACGAAGTCGGCAGGCCCCTTGCGGCTGACCTGCAGGTGCTGGACCTCGTTGAAGTCGCGACGCAGCCGCGGCGCGGCCTTGCGCACCGCACGCTCCATGATGGTGAGAAGACCGGAATGGGAGGGCATGGCTCTGTTCTTTCTCTCCGTTCACGATGGCGCGAGCGGAGCCTGTTCTTGTCGCCCCGGCCGCGTCGATGCAGCCGGGGCGAAGGGGTTTGGATCAATCCGCGCGGCGGACGTAGGTCTGCTCGTACACGTCGACCACGATGCGTGTGCCGGCCGCGATGTGCGGCGGCACCATCACGCGCACGCCATTGTCGAGCATCGCGGGCTTGTAGGACGACGAGGCCGTCTGCCCCTTCACCACCGCGTCCGCCTCGACGATGGTCGCCTCGATCGTGTCGGGCAACTGCACGCTGATCGGCTCTTCGTCATAGAGTTCCATCACCACGTCCATGCCGTCCTGCAGGAACGCGGCGGCATCGCCCAGCAGATCGCGCGGCAGCGAGACCTGGTCGTAGGTGTCCTTGTCCATGAAGACCAGGCTATCGCCGTCGGCAAACAGGAACTGGAAGTCCTTGGTGTCGAGGCGGACGCGCTCCACCGTCTCGGCCGAGCGGAAGCGGACATTGTTCTTGCGGCCGTCGCGCAGGTTTTTCAACTCGACCTGCATATAGGCGCCACCCTTGCCGGGCTGCGTATGCTGGATCTTCACCGCGCGCCAGATGCCGCCTTCATACTCGATGATGTTGCCGGGACGAATGTCCACGCCGCTGATCTTCATGGGGTTCAACCTGCTGGAAAGAGCGAAGGGCGTCGCTACGCCCGGTGTCGCGCGATCTAGCGATTGGCGTCCGGTTCGGCAAGCAGCGGGTATGGGTTGACGTTCGCGCCCTGCCACCAGCGCTCGCCCGGCGCCATCCGCTTGATCTCGAAATGCAGGTGGGGTGCGCCGGGATCGGCATTGCCCGTCGCCCCGACAAAGCCGATCGCCTCGCCGCCGCGTACCACCTGCCCTTCGTGCAATCCCGGCCGATATCCTGCCAGATGCGCGTAATAATAGACGGTGCCGCCGTCGGCGCTGCGCTGGTAGATGGTGTGCCCGCCGTCATGGCTGTCGAACAGCTTCTCGATGGTGCCCGGCGCGGTCGCGAGCACCGGCGTTCCCCTCGCCGCCATAATGTCGATGGCATGATGTTCGCGCGATCCACCGGCCCGCGCCTCGCCCCAATTGTCGCGCAGTGCCGCTATGGAGGCACCGCGCACCGGCACGCGCAAGCCCTTCGCCGCCACCTCGACTGCCGGGGCCGAAACCCGCGGGGTCGGCACAGGCGCCGGAGACGGCCCGAACGATAGCATCGACGCAAAGGCGCCAGCCACGAGCAGGATCAGCGCCAGAATACCCCAACCGAGCCGCGTCACCGCATCACGTCCGGCACATCACGCCAGCGCGCATTCTCATCATCCGCAACGATGGCGCCCAGGCCCGACACGGCACATCCGGATCAGCGCGTCCCTGTGTCGCCGCTCGCCGCCACATGAAGAGCCGTTGTCGGACCATGATGCGGCTGCGTACCATCATCGGCACGCGATTGTGCCGGCGCCGGCCCGGTCGCGACGGCTACTATCGCGGCGGCGATACCACCCGCCATCGCCATACCCAGCTTCCGCATCACACGCTCCACACACACATCGCCCAGATCGATGGGAAAACGCGGCGCCTGCTGCTTGTTTCCGATCCGCAATGAGTTCCGCGGCTTATCTGGCGTCCAGCACCTCGGAAAAGGCACGCACTGCCGCAGCCTCGTCGCCGTTCCACACCGCGCCACAGGTCGCGATGAAGTCGACACCCGCCCGGATCAGCGGCGCGGCGTTGTCCGGGGTGATTCCCCCGATCGCCACCGCCGGCAATTCGAACACCGTCGACCACCAGGATAGCAGCACCGGTTCCGCCTGATGCTTCACGGCCTTGGTCGTAGTCGGATAGAAGCTGCCGAACGCGACATAATCCGCACCGCGCTCGCCCGCCTCCATCGCCAGATGGCGGCTGTCATGACAGGTCACGCCGATCTGCACCGACGGCCCCAACACGTCGCGCGCCTCGCGCGGGTCGCCGTCATCCTGCCCCAGATGCACGCCGTCCGCCCCGAGCCGCTTGGCTAGGCTGATCGAATCGTTGACGATAAAGGCGACCTCGCGATCGGCGCACAGCCGCTGCAACGGCTCGGCCAGCTTGGCCGCGACATGCTGGTCCATGTCCTTGACCCGGAACTGGAACGCCGCCACCGGCCCGGCGTCCAGCGCGCGCGCCAGCCGGTCGGGAAAGTCGCCCCCCACCTCCAGCGGCGAGATCAGGTAGAGCTGGCACGGCGGGCGCCGCACGTCGCGCGTGAACGCGGCGGCGAAATCGGGGTCGAGCGGGCCAAGCGGATCGTCTTCAAGCGTCATGCCCCGCTCCTAGTCGCGCAACCGGCGCGCAACAACTCCCCTCCCGCAAGCGGGAGGGGAAGATGGCTCATGCCTCGCCCTTGTAGATCGCGACCAGCTTGTCGAGCATCGCCACCGCATCGGCCCGCGGCCGCTGGAAGGTGTTGCGCCCGATGATCGAACCATTGCCGCCACCGGCCAGAATATCGCGGGCATCCTGATAGACCGCGTCCGCGCCCTTGGCCGCGCCGCCCGAGAACACCACGATCCGGCGCCCGGCAAAGCTCGCCTGCACCACATGGCGCACGCGGTCCGCCTGGTTGGACCAGTCGGTGCCCTCATACACCTTTTGCGCCTCCGGCTGCTCGATATGGGCGGAGGGCAGCTTCACCTTGATGATGTGCGCACCCAGCAGCGCCGCCATGTGCGCGGCATAGGCCCCGACGTCGAGCGCCAGCTCACCGTCCTTGGACAGCTTGCCGCCGCGCGGATAGCTCCAGATCACGGTGGCGAGGCCCGCCTCCTTGGCCTGTGCCGACAGGATGGCGATCTGGTCCATCGCATCGAAGATGCCGTCCGACCCGGGATAGATGGTGAAGCCGATCGCCGCGCAGCCCAGCCGCACCGCGTCCTCGACGCTACCCGTCACCGCCTGGTTGATCGAGGTGGCCCAGCTGTTGGAGCTGTTGATCTTCAGGATGGTCGGGATCTGCCCGGCAAAGGTTTCCGCCCCCGCCTCCAGCATGCCCAGCGGCGCGGCATAGGCCGACAGGCCGGCATCGATCGCCAGCTGGAAATGGTAATGCGGATCGTAGGCGTCGGGGTTGACCGCAAAGGAGCGCGCCGGCCCATGCTCGAACCCCTGATCGACCGGCAGGATGATCAGCTTGCCGGTGCC encodes the following:
- the nuoF gene encoding NADH-quinone oxidoreductase subunit NuoF, with translation MLADKDRIFTNLYGYQPWNVDAAIMRGDWDNTKDLMARGQDAIIDVIKASGLRGRGGAGFPTGMKWSFMPKEPKPDRPSFLVINADESEPGSCKDREIIRHDPHKLIEGALIAGYAMRARAAYIYIRGEYIREAETLFAAVAEAYDRGFVGKNACGSGYDFDVFVHRGAGAYICGEETAMLESLEGKKGQPRLKPPFPAGAGLYGCPTTVNNVESIAVAPTILRRGAEWFSSFGRENNKGTKLFQISGHVDRPCVVEEAMSISFRELIEKHCGGIRGGWDNLLAVIPGGSSVPLVPAREIIDGPMDFDGLKAVGSGLGTAAVIVMDKSTDIVRAISRLSYFYKHESCGQCTPCREGTGWMWRVMERLRTGDADVSEIDTLHQVTKQVEGHTICALGDAAAWPIQGLIRHFRPELERRIRERGGDLAPMMEAAE
- a CDS encoding complex I 24 kDa subunit family protein: MAEAPQIPDEAETRARWGNFAWSDENQRKANEILSRYPKGREQSASIPFLDLAQRQVGAETNTQGWLPVPVIEFVARSIGVPYMRVYEVATFYTMFNLAPVGRYHVQVCGTTPCMLRGSDDVLAACKNKGLIKGRTTPDGMFTLTEVECLGNCASAPMVQINDDNYEDLDYDRTTALLEALARGESPKTGTQEPGRHTVEPVGGPTTLTAMVGENHDYRGEWA
- a CDS encoding NADH-quinone oxidoreductase subunit D, which encodes MHKTDGVDPTVGDVSIQNYTINFGPQHPAAHGVLRLVMELDGEIVERIDPHVGLLHRGTEKLIEYKTYAQAIPYFDRLDYCSPMCMEHSFVLAIEKLLDLEVPLRAQYIRVLCAELTRIKNHMLNLGSHIMDVGAMTPNLWLFEIREDCMGFYERISGARMHANYFRVGGVHQDLPVKLLADLAEWLDTRLPRLFEDAISLVADNRIFKQRNVDIATVSREDAIAWGFSGPMIRAAGIPWDLRKSQPYDAYDRVEFDVPVGTRGDCYDRFMVRVEEVRQSARIMKQCLNDMPEGPIAATDRKVVPPKRGEMKRSMEALIHHFKLYTEGYHVPAGEVYVATESPKGEFGVYLVSDGTNKPYRCKIRPTAFSHLQAMDFMSKGHMLADTTAILGAMDIVFGECDR
- a CDS encoding NADH-quinone oxidoreductase subunit C: MRAPAPRFASNDGVIDAARAALGPWLLDARDHAGEVALVVDRVNVVNALAALRDTRGLEYQQLMEIAGVDYPERAERFEVVYCLLSLTRNHRLHVHVSTDDAKPVPSVTGLWPVAGWLEREVYDLYGVLFEGNADLRRILTDYGFRGHPLRKDFPLTGYTEVRYSEEEKRVVYEPVSLAQDFRTFDFMSPWEGAEYVLPGDEKGTQPQAKGAQTPANAEAVKKADAPPAPNADPKARDTKTTESPAQTGAGQPHPGNKPEHKPEESDVPTAKGGGQNQ
- a CDS encoding NuoB/complex I 20 kDa subunit family protein, with the protein product MEEGSVGLGVIPHSGPVELKVPASGQGVVPPDQGFFDSLNGELTDKGFLVTSTEELFQWARTGSLWWMTFGLACCAVEMIHVNMPRYDLERFGAAPRASPRQSDVMIVAGTLCNKMAPALRRVYDQMSEPKYVISMGSCANGGGYYHYSYSVVRGCDRVVPVDIYVPGCPPTAEALLYGIMQLQRKIRRSGSIER
- the ndhC gene encoding NADH-quinone oxidoreductase subunit A — protein: MVDLSQYLPILLFLGVALVLSSAFVFLPMVVGRLTGAHKPNEQKLAEYECGFPAFEDPRSQFDVRFYLVAILFIIFDLEAAFLYPWAVSVFSLGWTAWISMMIFIGELGLGLVYAWKKGALDWE
- a CDS encoding inositol monophosphatase family protein — encoded protein: MPSHSGLLTIMERAVRKAAPRLRRDFNEVQHLQVSRKGPADFVSMADKRAEETIFEELRKSRPDWGFLMEEGGEIAGDPTKPRFIVDPLDGTSNFLHGIPHFCISIAVEEPLANGKREVTTGLIYQPLTDESFWAEKGRGAWLQGGRLRVSSRRDMSEALIATGIPFLGHGDFVEWSRIFGAVAPEVAGIRRFGSAALDLAWVAAGRYDGFWESGLKPWDGAAGMLLVKEAGGFVTDFRGTDRSIERGEYLAGNEALHSRLHKLVANALR
- the efp gene encoding elongation factor P; translation: MKISGVDIRPGNIIEYEGGIWRAVKIQHTQPGKGGAYMQVELKNLRDGRKNNVRFRSAETVERVRLDTKDFQFLFADGDSLVFMDKDTYDQVSLPRDLLGDAAAFLQDGMDVVMELYDEEPISVQLPDTIEATIVEADAVVKGQTASSSYKPAMLDNGVRVMVPPHIAAGTRIVVDVYEQTYVRRAD
- a CDS encoding M23 family metallopeptidase — its product is MTRLGWGILALILLVAGAFASMLSFGPSPAPVPTPRVSAPAVEVAAKGLRVPVRGASIAALRDNWGEARAGGSREHHAIDIMAARGTPVLATAPGTIEKLFDSHDGGHTIYQRSADGGTVYYYAHLAGYRPGLHEGQVVRGGEAIGFVGATGNADPGAPHLHFEIKRMAPGERWWQGANVNPYPLLAEPDANR
- the thiE gene encoding thiamine phosphate synthase, producing MTLEDDPLGPLDPDFAAAFTRDVRRPPCQLYLISPLEVGGDFPDRLARALDAGPVAAFQFRVKDMDQHVAAKLAEPLQRLCADREVAFIVNDSISLAKRLGADGVHLGQDDGDPREARDVLGPSVQIGVTCHDSRHLAMEAGERGADYVAFGSFYPTTTKAVKHQAEPVLLSWWSTVFELPAVAIGGITPDNAAPLIRAGVDFIATCGAVWNGDEAAAVRAFSEVLDAR
- a CDS encoding class I fructose-bisphosphate aldolase, which codes for MTPIVKAILDKYEGTNPAVKANLARILMQGRLGGTGKLIILPVDQGFEHGPARSFAVNPDAYDPHYHFQLAIDAGLSAYAAPLGMLEAGAETFAGQIPTILKINSSNSWATSINQAVTGSVEDAVRLGCAAIGFTIYPGSDGIFDAMDQIAILSAQAKEAGLATVIWSYPRGGKLSKDGELALDVGAYAAHMAALLGAHIIKVKLPSAHIEQPEAQKVYEGTDWSNQADRVRHVVQASFAGRRIVVFSGGAAKGADAVYQDARDILAGGGNGSIIGRNTFQRPRADAVAMLDKLVAIYKGEA